In one window of Pirellulaceae bacterium DNA:
- a CDS encoding sulfatase has translation MLRILIGLLACGTPLLATASGQPNILWILAEDIGPELGCYGTEQVHTPHLDQLADQGMLFRNAFTVTPVCSTSRSSFMTGMYAMAIDAQNHRSHRDGSNPLPKGVRVLTDWFRDAGYSTANITELTGDAKTKQFYRGTGKTDWNFTYDKGKQPFDFKQWSQLKDNQPFYAQVNFPETHRGRSWNQAHRHIAKLADPEKVEIPPYYPDHAVTRAVWAQYLNAIMALDDKVGFVLELLQQDGLAENTVVVFMGDHGRAMPRGKQWPYDSGMHVPLIIFWPPNNPQLPMPAGYEAGLVSNDLVASIDVSATSLAMAGIETPPKMQGQPFLGPHRASPRDYLFGGRDRGDETVLHIRTVRDKQYRYLLNRYPERPFLQLNRYKEASYPIIGLLRSLDSKGQLEGPPTALMASQRPTEELYDLRADPWEINNLADSPQHTETKNRLKAQLVNWMNEIDDQGREPEASAIPASWETRMRNNYDKRLRSRPDDWFESAPALGPYRN, from the coding sequence ATGCTGCGAATTCTCATCGGACTGCTCGCTTGTGGAACACCCCTGCTGGCCACCGCCTCGGGACAACCTAATATTCTTTGGATTCTGGCAGAGGACATCGGGCCGGAACTTGGATGCTACGGCACGGAGCAAGTCCATACGCCACATCTCGATCAGCTTGCTGACCAGGGGATGCTGTTCCGCAACGCTTTCACTGTTACTCCGGTCTGTTCGACCAGTCGCTCGTCGTTCATGACCGGCATGTATGCGATGGCCATCGATGCACAAAACCATCGATCCCATCGAGATGGCTCGAACCCTCTGCCAAAAGGTGTCCGTGTCTTAACGGATTGGTTCCGTGATGCGGGCTATTCCACAGCGAACATCACTGAATTAACCGGTGACGCCAAGACAAAACAGTTTTATCGCGGAACGGGTAAAACCGACTGGAATTTCACATACGACAAGGGCAAGCAACCGTTTGACTTCAAACAGTGGAGTCAATTGAAGGACAACCAACCGTTTTACGCCCAAGTAAACTTCCCAGAAACTCATCGTGGGCGTTCGTGGAATCAAGCCCATCGGCACATCGCCAAATTGGCAGACCCCGAGAAGGTTGAGATACCACCCTATTATCCAGACCATGCCGTGACGCGTGCAGTCTGGGCACAATACCTGAACGCAATCATGGCGCTCGACGACAAGGTTGGCTTCGTCTTGGAGCTGTTACAGCAGGACGGCTTGGCCGAAAATACGGTGGTCGTTTTCATGGGCGACCACGGGCGAGCTATGCCACGCGGCAAGCAGTGGCCCTACGACAGTGGAATGCATGTTCCGCTGATCATCTTCTGGCCACCGAACAATCCACAGCTTCCCATGCCAGCGGGCTATGAGGCAGGGCTCGTGTCTAACGATTTAGTTGCATCGATTGACGTCAGCGCCACGAGCCTTGCTATGGCTGGGATTGAAACGCCCCCGAAAATGCAAGGCCAACCGTTTCTAGGGCCTCATCGAGCTTCTCCCCGCGACTATTTATTTGGCGGTCGCGACCGAGGCGACGAAACGGTCCTTCACATCCGCACCGTGCGCGACAAACAATACCGCTATCTGTTGAACCGATATCCGGAGCGGCCATTCTTGCAGCTCAACCGATACAAAGAGGCAAGTTATCCCATTATTGGATTATTGCGAAGCCTCGATTCCAAGGGACAACTAGAAGGGCCACCAACCGCACTCATGGCAAGCCAGCGTCCCACCGAAGAGCTCTACGACTTGCGCGCCGATCCTTGGGAAATCAACAACCTTGCAGATTCTCCCCAGCACACGGAAACCAAAAACAGGCTCAAAGCGCAGCTCGTCAATTGGATGAACGAGATCGATGATCAAGGTCGCGAGCCCGAAGCTTCGGCTATTCCGGCTAGTTGGGAAACTCGCATGCGAAACAATTACGACAAACGGCTACGATCTCGCCCAGACGATTGGTTTGAGTCAGCACCCGCCTTAGGGCCCTATCGCAACTAG
- a CDS encoding sulfatase-like hydrolase/transferase, giving the protein MAELAPVSFGLRLVIPAVFFLSGLNACTLRAAERPNILFIFADDQCYQTIGEIVGDEIETPNLDRLVRQGLTFTRTYNMGSWSGAVCVASRTMLNTGRYLWHANRIYNETEQERKAGRFWSEYLRAGGYDTYMTGKWHVKANAQEAFDVTAHVRGGMPAQTPTGYNRPLPDQADPWRPWDQSFGGFWQGGKHWSEVVGDNAVSFLSQASTDNDPFFMYIAFNAPHDPRQSPQEFVDRYPVNEMKLPVNFLTYYPFKELIGCGEKLRDERLGPFPRTPEAVQVHRQEYYAIITHMDEQIGRILAALQESGKAENTYVFFTADHGLAVGQHGLFGKQNMYDHSVRVPFMVNGPGIKAGQRCDAPIYLQDVMPTTLELAGIEKPEHVQFDTLMPIIRGEERTSGYDAMYGAYLMLQRMVTMDDYKLILYPKAKVVRLFNLRTDPHEMDDLASDPRQLDRMKRMFARFLELQKETGDQLNIGSVFPQLGS; this is encoded by the coding sequence ATGGCAGAACTTGCCCCTGTTTCTTTTGGGTTGCGTCTTGTGATTCCTGCTGTCTTTTTCCTTAGTGGGTTGAATGCCTGTACCCTTCGGGCTGCAGAACGCCCGAACATTCTTTTTATTTTCGCCGATGATCAGTGCTATCAAACGATTGGTGAAATTGTCGGTGACGAGATCGAAACGCCGAATCTAGATCGATTGGTCCGGCAAGGACTGACCTTCACCCGTACTTACAACATGGGTTCTTGGAGCGGAGCAGTCTGCGTAGCAAGTCGGACCATGTTAAACACGGGTCGATATCTGTGGCATGCTAATCGCATTTATAACGAGACTGAGCAAGAGCGCAAGGCTGGAAGATTCTGGTCGGAATACCTTCGCGCGGGCGGCTATGATACTTACATGACAGGAAAGTGGCATGTAAAGGCGAATGCGCAGGAAGCGTTTGACGTTACGGCGCACGTCCGCGGTGGAATGCCGGCTCAAACTCCAACCGGATACAACCGGCCCCTACCCGATCAAGCAGATCCGTGGCGACCTTGGGATCAGAGTTTTGGCGGTTTTTGGCAAGGTGGCAAACACTGGAGTGAAGTAGTCGGTGACAACGCAGTCAGCTTTCTTTCGCAGGCATCCACCGATAATGATCCGTTTTTCATGTACATCGCATTTAATGCTCCCCATGATCCACGGCAATCGCCCCAGGAATTCGTCGATCGTTATCCGGTGAACGAGATGAAGCTACCGGTGAACTTCCTTACGTATTATCCCTTTAAGGAGTTGATTGGATGCGGGGAGAAGTTGCGCGATGAGCGACTGGGGCCCTTCCCGCGTACGCCTGAAGCCGTGCAAGTGCATCGGCAAGAATATTACGCGATCATTACCCACATGGACGAACAGATTGGGCGGATCCTTGCCGCGCTGCAGGAGTCGGGCAAAGCAGAAAACACGTATGTCTTTTTCACGGCGGATCACGGTCTGGCCGTTGGTCAGCACGGGCTATTTGGCAAGCAAAACATGTACGATCATAGCGTGCGAGTTCCCTTCATGGTCAACGGACCAGGCATCAAGGCCGGACAACGATGTGACGCGCCGATCTATTTGCAAGACGTGATGCCAACGACTTTGGAGTTGGCTGGGATCGAAAAACCCGAACATGTGCAATTTGATACATTGATGCCGATCATCCGAGGCGAAGAGCGAACTTCCGGCTACGACGCGATGTATGGTGCCTATCTGATGTTGCAACGAATGGTGACGATGGATGACTATAAATTAATTCTGTATCCCAAGGCGAAAGTGGTGAGGCTCTTTAACCTCCGGACCGATCCACATGAAATGGACGATCTTGCAAGTGACCCGCGTCAGCTTGATCGCATGAAACGCATGTTCGCCCGTTTTC
- a CDS encoding DUF1501 domain-containing protein, whose product MNTLHEQALRQTRRHFFRDCQLGLGSIALSTLLASESNADQERPLAARTPHHPAKARNVIYLHMAGSPPHLDLFDYKPELVKRTGENCPAEYFQGKRFAFTSAAPKLLGTPRKFGQHGEGGLWLSDALPNLSNVADELCVIRSMNTDQFNHAPAQLMLYTGSPRMGRPSLGSWVTYGLGSENQNLPGFVVLVSSGSNPSAGKSVWGSGFLPSVFQGVQCRTQGDPVLFVSNPEGMDRNLRRMSLDALRDLNQIQMAEGGDPETRTRIAQYELAYRMQASVPEVMDISRETEATKKAYGAVPGESSFANNCLLARRLVEQGVRFVQLFDWGWDFHGTNPKEDIRDGLTKKCSTMDQPVAALIQDLKERGLLNETLVVLSGEFGRTPFREGRTSKGSILGRDHFPDCYSMFLAGGGIRGGHTHGASDELGFRPVEDKVHVHDLQATILHQLGFDHERLVYRYQGRDFRLTDVHGEVVRDILT is encoded by the coding sequence ATGAATACGCTTCATGAACAGGCATTACGGCAAACGCGTCGACATTTTTTTCGCGATTGTCAGTTGGGGCTCGGCAGCATTGCGCTGAGTACTTTACTGGCTTCGGAATCGAACGCTGATCAAGAACGGCCGCTCGCCGCGCGGACGCCACACCATCCCGCCAAGGCAAGAAATGTAATCTACCTGCATATGGCAGGTTCGCCGCCCCATCTGGATCTCTTTGACTACAAACCGGAATTGGTCAAACGGACGGGAGAAAATTGCCCTGCTGAATATTTTCAGGGGAAACGGTTTGCTTTCACGAGTGCCGCTCCGAAATTGTTGGGGACTCCGCGCAAGTTTGGTCAACATGGCGAAGGTGGCTTATGGCTGTCTGACGCGCTGCCGAATTTATCCAACGTTGCAGATGAGTTGTGCGTTATTCGTTCGATGAATACGGACCAATTTAATCACGCACCCGCACAGTTGATGCTCTATACGGGCTCGCCGCGAATGGGGCGTCCTTCTTTGGGATCTTGGGTCACCTATGGCCTGGGCTCGGAAAATCAGAATTTGCCTGGCTTTGTCGTCCTGGTGTCGAGTGGTTCAAATCCGAGTGCGGGTAAAAGCGTTTGGGGTAGCGGATTTCTGCCATCCGTATTTCAGGGAGTCCAATGTCGAACGCAAGGAGATCCTGTACTCTTCGTTTCGAATCCTGAGGGAATGGATCGAAATCTGCGACGAATGAGTCTTGATGCCTTGCGTGATCTAAACCAAATCCAGATGGCAGAAGGCGGTGACCCTGAAACACGTACTCGGATTGCGCAGTACGAGTTAGCTTATCGCATGCAAGCATCGGTACCTGAAGTGATGGATATTTCACGTGAGACAGAGGCAACGAAGAAGGCCTACGGAGCTGTGCCTGGTGAGTCTAGTTTTGCAAATAATTGTCTACTAGCCCGAAGATTGGTCGAGCAAGGTGTAAGATTTGTGCAGCTATTTGATTGGGGATGGGACTTCCACGGAACCAATCCAAAGGAAGATATACGAGATGGGCTCACCAAGAAATGCAGTACGATGGACCAACCTGTGGCAGCCCTAATCCAGGATTTGAAGGAACGAGGGCTACTGAATGAGACGTTAGTCGTTCTAAGCGGTGAATTTGGAAGGACGCCATTTCGCGAAGGACGAACAAGTAAGGGGAGTATTCTTGGGCGAGATCATTTTCCGGATTGTTATTCAATGTTTCTTGCCGGCGGCGGAATTCGCGGGGGGCATACGCACGGCGCATCGGACGAGCTTGGTTTTCGTCCAGTGGAGGACAAGGTGCATGTGCACGATCTGCAAGCCACGATTCTCCATCAATTAGGTTTTGACCATGAACGCCTCGTTTATCGGTATCAGGGCCGAGATTTTCGCCTGACGGATGTCCACGGTGAGGTGGTCCGAGACATTTTGACATAG
- a CDS encoding periplasmic heavy metal sensor gives MACDRHLLCITLATFVLGLAVSRSGGQEKIERFFLPPDLLIQHKQQLDLTASQLNAIKTQLEQAGSDFRMHAQNSEAASRKMAQLLKADVVNEEAVLNQLDAILAIEKSEKQLRLQVMIRLRNQLTAEQRKKAFTLKTSYDAQSTKQRLSDQLTQIGSTLTNLSRAGRHFPKLQAKLQQVSNLIQSDRLGEAKSLLEVIKLKLQPILMAVEHKKSTKNGPAPQSVFSPANEPSDRPGTKIEKASPASVDRRIAQMKQNDVAWRKIPWKSCLLDGLKESRLQNKPVILWVFIDRPIDDERC, from the coding sequence ATGGCTTGTGACAGACACCTTCTTTGCATCACACTGGCCACCTTTGTATTGGGCCTCGCTGTGAGCCGATCGGGGGGCCAGGAAAAGATCGAACGTTTTTTTCTTCCGCCTGACCTGCTGATACAACACAAGCAGCAACTTGATTTGACGGCCTCCCAGCTCAATGCGATTAAGACGCAACTTGAACAGGCAGGTTCCGACTTTCGGATGCATGCACAAAATTCCGAGGCCGCATCTCGAAAAATGGCTCAACTCCTGAAGGCGGATGTTGTCAACGAAGAGGCGGTTTTGAATCAGCTAGACGCAATCCTTGCGATTGAAAAATCAGAAAAGCAATTGCGTCTGCAGGTAATGATCCGCTTGCGAAATCAATTGACTGCCGAACAGCGCAAAAAGGCTTTTACCCTCAAGACGAGCTACGATGCCCAGTCAACCAAGCAACGACTATCCGACCAGTTGACGCAGATCGGGTCGACGCTTACTAATTTGAGCCGAGCAGGCCGCCATTTCCCCAAATTACAGGCAAAGCTCCAACAGGTCTCCAATCTGATCCAGTCAGATCGTCTTGGGGAGGCGAAAAGCTTGCTCGAAGTGATCAAGCTGAAATTACAACCAATTTTGATGGCCGTCGAGCATAAGAAATCGACGAAGAACGGTCCAGCGCCACAGAGCGTATTCTCCCCAGCCAACGAACCCAGCGATCGCCCGGGGACAAAAATTGAAAAAGCGTCGCCGGCAAGTGTCGACCGCCGCATCGCACAAATGAAGCAAAACGACGTTGCTTGGAGAAAGATTCCCTGGAAGAGTTGTTTACTGGACGGATTAAAAGAATCGCGATTGCAAAACAAACCGGTCATTCTTTGGGTATTTATTGATCGCCCAATCGATGACGAACGATGCTGA